DNA from Diabrotica virgifera virgifera chromosome 10, PGI_DIABVI_V3a:
ttgttagttctgaaagctggtgttattcctttcttttttatgtatctggctatttttgttgttattttgccagtatatgtgagagagcagaaggtactgggttctttctgtggtggtggatacactaatttcaaggctttcttatagagtttttggtttaaaatgttgttaactgtttgttcgttatagccattgtttactgctatttgtctaatgatatttagttctgtctcgaagttattttttgtcataggaatttctgtcagtctatgtatcatgctatagtaggctgctaatttgtgttgtgtaggatgggatgatgaattgtgtatagttgtgtcagtatgggtaggtttatgatatacggagaactcatgtttgttgtgtagtctggtaatcgttacatctagaaagtttatggaattattctgttctgtttctattgtgaactcaatattactatgaagtgaattaatgtatgatagaaattggtcaagttgtctgttagttcctgtaaagcagactagtatgtcatccacgtatctccaccaatataagaactgtttaaataaggggtgtttagaaattgttgtttcaagttggttcataactATCATATACTATCAGATGGTTCATATACTATCAGATTGGTTCAtatactatcagatatatttatgaaccaacttgaaacaacaatttctaaacaccccttatttaaacagttcttatattggtggagatacgtggatgacatactagtctgctttacaggaactaacagacaacttgaccaatttctatcatacattaattcacttcatagtaatattgagttcacaagagaaacagaacagaataattccataaactttctagatgtaacgattaccagactacacaacaaacatgagttctccgtatatcataaacctacccatactgacacaactatacacaattcatcatcccatcctacacaacacaaattagcagcctaccatagcatgatacatagactgacagaaattcctatgacaaaaaataacttcgagacagaactaaatatcattagacaaatagcagtaaacaatggctataacgaacaaacagttaacaacattttaaaccaaaaactccataagaaagccttgaaattagtgtatccaccaccacagaaagaacccagtaccttctgctctctcacatatactggcaaaataacaacaaaaatagccagatacataaaaaagaaaggaataacaccagccttcagaactaacaacaacttaagcaaacatattaaaaacaataaaagccgaaagagaaagcaactagagagtggtgtgtacaaactaacttgtggtgactgtccgaaaacttacatcggtcaaactggcagaacttttgacaaacggatagcagaacacaaaagggctttcaacaatagaaaaacagacacttctacatacgcacttcaccttctagatcataatcattctttcaatgaagagtttcaaattctacatattcaaaataaaggccttaaactatcacttttagaatcaatggaaattaataaattaaaaaatacagatataattctgaatgaccaactcgagacaaacagctccccactcctcaacctcttcagttaaagacttaaaaaggcaaacacattgtaaaatatatcacttgagaaaggcactttgccgaaacagctgtagtaataacatagttgtaataaattttgtggaagtatagaaaaacaaacgtttttcagtgttttattgtgagataattAACTATCTTGAATgggaaatataatatatacaagtTAGGTTATGTTAGAAAAAATACTAGAATATATGAGCTATAATACAGGTATTATCATTAAATATGTGCTGAGGAACTCTGCTTCATTTATATGTTTTACCATTTTGTCATCAAAAGTTTGTCTTCTATGAAAATCATTCCTAATTTTACTAATAAACTTTTTCCATGGTTGCTGATATGTTTATCGTGAAATACTTTTTGCCTtccttttttcttattattattatttcttccttatttctttgtcatcttctctCCTAATTTCTAAACCCCTGTTTCTTTTACTTGTTGATTCAGATCTGTCTTTTGagctagggatggcggtttttgacaaaacaccggttttcggttataccggttttttacttacggtttaacctggcggttataaccgtccaaaaaaccggttattccaaaaaccggttttcggtttttttaatcaataacCAATTCCTACTAGGTTACAATGCTACATTTAaattgcactttagtttgtgatACTCCATTCAAACCGatataaatatagatattatCAAAAGAATGTATCGATACCAAGATAATCAATCGACATATAAACAACCTTAGGATCGTACCCAACCGGGATCGAAAATAGAAATCAGTCATTAGTGTTGCCAAATCGGTTTCGGTTTCGGTCAGCATAAAATTTCATCATCGTGCGCTCTGGGTGAAAAATTTcccattttttctctgaattcattattttttccagagatagtaacttatccggttttcaccggttattaccgtaaaaagaaaaaaccggttataaccgggataAAAAACGAACGGGAAAAACCAATTGTTGCagagtaaaaaaaccggttttcggttataaccggtaggtttttcccatccctattttGAGCCACATTTCATTCgtaaaatataatgtaaaaaaattgtaGCTCATATCTTGTTTGATTTCTAATAATTCAAATTATCTATTTGAAAAGACGCAGAGTGTGTGTTCAGTAGTAGACAGTTTATTacgctttggccacacgggcgattttttacggctcgataatttacggcgcccattggtttgactacctcctttaccaattttagatgaaatgttactcaaaatttattttattataaaaaatcctaATTGCATAGTTAACGTTTGTTTTCTCGGTCTAAAGTAATTTTATTTCGATGCAATCAAGCTGAGTAGTTAATAAAATGTGGtgtttatttattcaatagcgTTTGACCTTCAGAGTTGTTGGAAAATCTAAATCGATCCCTTTATGAGTCATCTTTTCACTCTATTTACAGGACATGGGTCAACTTTATGTCTACTGAGATAAAGGCCacacttttaaacttttttacaatGTATTGTACTGTATCGAATAGTGGTAAAAATGAGATTGAGTGtaacagaattaaaaaaaaagaaaatataaaatattcgtataaaagttacttatacaatctaaaagaaataaaagatttacaaaaaggaattattcttttaatatttagCAAGTGTTGATCTCTCGTAAATAATCACGGACAGTTAATTGTTAACAGACAGTAGTTATTAACAAAATGTGAAAAATTGATACAAGAACTACATATTACGGAATGAAAAAATGAACATTATTATAAATAGTTCTACTAAAAACCTACCAATTATAAATGGCGAGGTGAAGTATACCTACCATTATAACAGCAATACAGGCATTGGAGACCCTTGGATTTGATAGTCTTGACTAGATTCTTCCACTTTTTCTGATTCTTCACTTGTTCTATCCAGTCAGCCCGGACGGCGTCAATATCAAATTACTTTCTTCGTGTCTCTTTCTTCTTTCGTTTCCTTGTTAACCTGCTTGCAAAACTCTTAGAACATTTCTTTCTTGAGGCATTCGTAAAACATGTCCCAACAATCGAACTCGGTGTGCCCTGATTTTCTGTATTATTTTGGTTCTCTTATGCATTTCTATattagctcctggtttgttcttctgTACCATTCCCCGTTAGCCTCCTTTATATCACCAAAAATTTTTCTCAAGATTTTCCTATATGCCAAAtcggacatcttggattttaaagcaccctaAATATGTCTGTGTAAGATATTGGCATTGGAGCGACCCGGTCCGGccgtcacatgtaacaccgttgccgtatcctctattttttcatactatcacgttacaattttttgtagTATTATATTTGTATGTGAAATGTattatttttgtgtattttaggtatgttctaatatgttatgtatatataggtttttacttgattattttaaatcattgtgacgtttaacttgctagaaaccttgtaatattgtgtaatgtgttaaaagtaagtagtttggaaacaccaattaagtaaagtttattatgttgttgttttcaccaattttgaaaaaatgtgaaaacattgaattgtccacgtccgtctgtccatccgtccgtcttgtctgtctgtttgcaaactcaactcttccgtcattataccaggtagaatgacaaattaggtgtcaaatgaaagcttatccaaggatggtactaaaggtgagaaatttaacctaggctgtctgtccgtcggtctgtccgaccgcgtatatgattccttcgtcactataccaggtagaacaaaaaatgaggtgtcaaatgaaagcttattatccaaggatggtactaaaggtgagaagtttgacataggctgtctgtcctgctgtccgtccgaccgcgaatataactcatccgtcactataacaggtagaatgacaaatgaggagtcaaatgaaagcttataatccaaagatggtactaaaggtaagaaatttaacctaggctgtctttccgtctgtctgtccgaccacgtatatgattccttcgtcacgataccaggtagaacaacaaatgaggtgtcaaatgaaagcttattacaatccaaggatggtactaaaggtgagaagcTGTCTGTCCtgctgtccgtccgaccgcgaatataactgctccgtctgaccgcgaatataagtgctccgtcactgtaccaggtagaatgataaatgaggtgtcaaatgaaagcttataatccaaggatggtactaaagatgagaagtttgacataggctgtctgtccgcctgtccgtccgaccgcgaatataactgatCCGCAGTGCCGGATTTATATTGTTTACGAGTGTAGGCCACTTTATTTGCGCCGCCCCATGTACcttactaaaataataattttccatATGTAGTAAGAAACGAACTAAGGTTGATCAAAATAATGAATTAGTCATTAGGAAGGGCTTAAGGaaacaataattacaattttttacggGACTTTTTAATAGCAAAATcatttataatatcatcatagtTTATAGTGTTCATTATCTCTGCTTCTATGTAGAGAAGAGCCAAAGAATTCATTTTTTCTTGAGACAATGAAGACCTTTGATAATTTTTTACTCGTTTTAAAcaggaaaaacttctttccccagaGCAATTCGTAGCCGGAGTCGAAAGTGCGATGCGGAGAACTATATCTAAGTTAGGGTAAACATTAGACAGCGAGTGATTCCTCAAAAACGTTGAGAGACTGAGCAATGAGTTTGATCTAGGCTTCACTGCACATTCTGCAACATTACTAGAGGAAATCTAACTGTGAAAATGCACACATTCTTGAACCAAATCTTCCTCTAAATCATTGGTATAATATTTCACCAGCGACTGGGCTTTTTCGGTAACTATTTGTGTTGAAAATTcagtaatttttgttaaaaataaaaacttttcttTAAAGTTTAAGTAAGCATTATGCCTTCTCTCTATTTCAGCCCTCAGTCTATCAAGGATGACCAAAAAGGTGTCCACTCTGAAAAAATCTCTGGAGCCGTAGGGTGTTTCAGGTTCTTCATTCGATGTTTCATccgtcattttttttcttttaggttGCCTCTTTATTTCACCTTGATATTGCTTAAGAGCGCTCATCTCAATtgctttttcttcaaaatagtCAAAGTTGTCTCGTTCTGCTATTGTAAACTCTACTAGAGATCCATAGAGATCAGATACCGTCAAAACATCTACAGATGAGCTCTGAATCTGAATACTCACTTTATTTAATCTCTCCAAAATAGCATTCCAAAATACGACCATGAAAGCAGTTTCAAGTTTTTCTAATTTAATGCGAATTCCTTTTGCCTCATTTCGCGGGACGGGTTTCTCTGTAGTgtcattttcaataatttttaaaactgtTACTACTTCATCCCAAGAATCTCTTAGACTTTTACAGGCATCTGCTCTAGCCGACCAACGAGTTAGATTCACTCTCTTGAGCCTCTTTCCTCTTCCTATCTCATTTATCAGTTTTTTCCAACGTTCGGTTGACTTCACGAAGAAAGTATATACCTCCTCCAGCAACATGAAAAAGCGGCAGGCTTCTGGACAAGACTCAGCGGCCGAGGTTCCCACCAAATTCAGTGAATGAGCTGCACAAGGAACAAACATGGCAAATGGTGCTTGTTCTTGAATTTTAGCTTGTAAACCATTGTAAATTCCTGACATGTTAGAGGCATTATCATAAGATTGACCACGGCAATCTTTGAGATTAATGTTTAACTGTTCTAGCTCTATAGTAATGGCATCAAACATTTCTTGAGCTTTGTGTCCTACAGAAGGTAAGAATTTGATAAATCTTTCACATGGTTCTCCGTTATCTAAAACATATCGAATGACAAGCGTTAGCTGATCTATATGTGCTGCATCCGGTGTTGAGTCCACAATCAAAGAAAAGTACTTTGCTTTTTTTATCTCATTACTAATGTATATTAATACTTTTTCAGCcattaaagaaataaattcgtcACAAACAGTTTTCGATAGGTAACTAGTTGTTCCTGATCCTTGGTTTGCATATCTTTCAATGTGTTTAGCTAGTAATGGGTCAAATTCTGCTATTAATTCCAGAAGCATAATGTAATTTCCACTATGCTGGTCACCATACTTTTCATTACTTCCTCTAAAAGCGAGACCTCTAGAAGCTAATCCTTTTATAACAGCAACAACCCTCTTTAAAATGTTCTTCCAGTAAGAAATTTCTTCGTTAAGTTGGATAGTTAAGGAAGATTGGATATTGCCGTGAATCACACTTCTAGCTCTTAAAGCGAGAATGCATGATTTATGACTTGGAGAGTTTTCGTGTTGAGCTACTCGAACTTCTGCATTCTTCCAATCATTGAAGCCTTGCTCGTCAAACTGTGTCTTGTTCTCAAAAGATCCAAAGGCCATACAGGGTCCACAAAATACCGAGCTTTTGCTTTCCGAATAGACGAGCCAATTCCTTTCTTTAACTTCATTATTCttcatttttctgtaaaatatattttttggtaaaTAACGGCGATGATCGGAATACATTCTTCCACTTTTTGTGAAATCACAGGACTTGTTTTGTTCAAAACCATTTCTGGCAATAATATCTCTCGTTAAATCGTTTATTTCCCATAAGGCTGGATCTGTGTTTAGTTTTGTTATTGAATGAATTTCAGTTGATGTCGTAACTATAGCCACTTCTTCGTTATCTGACTTTGAATAACACTTACTTGTTGAAGGTATTTCGGTGTCAGAATCAGGAGGATGAACAAGTTTTACTGGACACGACTGATTTGACTGTTTTTGATGGTACAGGCTCTTCACCTCAACCGGAACAGAACCTTGTTCATGTTGATTTTCCTTATTATTACTAATCCCCGAGTTCTCTTGTGCATTACGTAAACCCTCGTTGCTGTTTTCACTCTTAAAAAAAGCTTCTATTTTCCTGGTCTTCTGAAGTGCGTGttcttgtttatctttttttattttggcATTTTTTCTGTACTCAGCACCGCTAAGTCTTTTCCTTCCATCACTCATTTTCCGTCAGTTTGAGGACGCTATCAATCTGTAAAAAGAAAAAAGACGTGAATAACTGCGCCAGTGTGTGCGCCAACTAGAAAACGTCATGACATGtctcaaattttaatatattctaCCACAATATTGTCTTTCTATCTTCTATATTTTCGTTAGAGAACGGGTAGGGGAAAGGGACATAATTCAATGTTTAAAGTGTAAACTTTGGGCACATGCTGAATGTACCGAATTAAAAGAATCTAAATTTAAGATGAGGTCTTGTTGTCACTGTACCATTTAGTTGCATTTTTGTTATTAAACTATTTTTCTTTCATAATATTACATTTAGTTTTTATGTAGAGGGTAGAGGTACCTCGTGATCTTACCCACATTAGTTTGTCAACTTAACTCCATGTGTGGGTATGATAACGAACTGAACacgttttatatttatttttccaaatttttaaaaaatatatgtatttaataaaaaaatacataaatcagTTACAAAACGTATAAACTTAATaagtttgcaaaaaaatatttttatttttcttaaagaacgtcaaaatttaattttaagtcTTATATTCGTCAACTTACCCTCCTTTCCCCTACTTAGTAAGAAGGTAGGCAGGTATCTTTCATTTTAATGAGGCAAAATTTTCATTTAATGAGtgtaaatgataaaaatatattagtgtaTTGCTACCATTGTGTAGAACTTACCTATTTCAACAGAAACTTTCACCAACAAAGTATAAatgattaaataaatataaataaataaataattattgagaaTCACTGATTTTTTCTTCAGAAGTAAGTAGTCGTTATGTGTTTTGTATAGATAATAGCGAGGCGACTCGAGCATAGCGTATGCAATCGATGCTTGCAAAACACTGCCGCTTTGAACTGTGCGGGCGGTTTGTCGAATGTCGAGCGCGGGTAGGAAATGGAGGTGGTTCGGCTCATGTTCGGCTGCATTGAGTCACTGCTCCCGCCGCGTCGTCGCCCCGCTGCTGTTATCCATCAGTCAGATACAGTCACACAATAATAGTATAGTAGATATTATTAGTATATTATTATCTAGATAAAAACGGTAAAAATACCTAGGATTGATAATTTTCGATATGTGAGTTTCTATGAGAATTTAACGTATTAGTATAAAAAACCATGAGACAACCTGTGAACTTGTTTGACCTTTATTCTCTATAATTAAGTGAGCTTCCTGTAAAATCTGCCGCCCCTAAGACGCTGCCGCCCATAGGCCGCGGCCTATATGGCCTATTGACAAATCCAGGACTGCTGATCCGTCACTAGACCAGGTAGaaggacaaatgaggtgtcaaatgaaggcttaTAATCCAAGCATAGTAAAAAGTTGAGAAGTTTGACCTAGGCTGtcctgtccgtctgtccgtccaaccgcgaatataactcctccgttattataccaggcagaatcacaaatgaggtgtcaaatgaaagcttataatccaaagaccTAAGACCTTTAAATCAAAGTTaccttaaaattgtatttttaattgtttaaaattgttttaaacttaaaattgtttaaaagatCAAGTAATAAATAAGAAAGATCAAtgaagataaactgtaaaaatccgttatagtatggtatagttagacccaaacccagacattcaaagtgaaagttatcctccaacaccaaattgttctatatggtccacataatgttcagaaaaaagtcaaaagtcacaccgttttgagcgtcgggtttgggggggagaggggggagaaatctgcaaattcctagttttttacgtttttcgtcaatatttccaaaactaagcggtttagcatgaacaatcctctacacaaaattgttctacattaaatttgaaataaaaaaggccctatgtataacccttctaaaatgaacggttccaaagttacggaggtagtatagtataattggtccaaaaaaggcctaacccagacatccaaagtaaaagttttccttcaacaccaaattgttctatatggtccacatatttttcagtaaaaagttacaccattttgagcgtccggtttggggggggggagatgggggagaagtcggtaaattagtagtttttttacgtttttcgtcaatatttctaaaactatgctatagcgtaaggaatgttctatagaaatatgttctacatacaatttaaaacaaaaaaggttctatacataattgttataaaatcaacggttccagagttacggagggtgaaaagtggaggttttcgatactttttatatttaccgatctctcccccctctcccccccaaacccgacgctcaaaatgttgtgacttttttctgaacattatgtggaccatatagaacaatttggtgttggaggataactttccctttggatgtctgggtttttggtatagttatatcataaatattgcccaaaaaatataaaaattatcgaaaacctcgacatttcaccctccgtaactctggaaccgttgattgtataacaattatgtatataacattttttgttttaaatttcatgtagaacattttggtatataacattctttacgctaaagcatatttttagaaatattgacgaaaaacttaaaaaaactactaatttaccggcttctctcccatcttcctcccaaaccggacgctcaaaatggtgtaactttttactgaacaatatgtggaccatatagaacattttggtgttggaggaaaacttttactttggatgtttgggttaggcctttttttggaccagttatactatactacctccgtaactttggaaccattcattttagaaagattatgcatagggccttttttatttaaaattaatgtagaacaattttgtatagaaggttgttcatgctaaaccgaaTAGTTTTAGAattattggcgaaaaacttaaaaaaaactacgaattgaccgatttctccccctctccccccccaaacccgacgctcaaaatggtgtgacttttttctggacattgtgtggaccatatagaacaatttggtgttgaaggataactttcactttggatgtctgggttatgccatctttttggatcaactatactatactattataAATCTGTTATAATAAAAAAGTAGATACATAgataaatcaaacagatgaatgaTTATAATAAAGGACTAATCTAAATGTAGGTACATTTTTTTAGTTGCATCCCCGGACAATTCACTATTTTTGGTCCTTATTACAAGCGCTTATAGCCGATGCCAGACCATACGAATTTATAGCAACAATGGCAATTTAAGccttaataaatatttaaattgccATTGTTGCTCCAGTTAGGAGATTCGATTGGTTTGGATTTAACACTATGTGCATTTTCATATcgactttttttaaacactaattAATAGTGTCAACATTTAGGTAAGATTAAAATAACGTATTTAATTATAATGGTCACTCCTCTTATACGGTGTctaagcatggacattaaaaatatccaccattaatcgtttggaggcctttcaAATAGAAATTGGTAGCAAACACGTCTCTTGGTTCAAGAgtatcagggagtggacaggcATAAAGAAAGCAGGGCAACTATTAGCCCTGACTAGACGTCAGTTagtccatgtattttgtcggacagaacttccaattgatttgttaccatttcattaaactctaatgcaaaaatcagactggtgtttatcaccaactgggcattttaatgagtggaacacgaagaatatgtcaaatgacaggaaacGTGTttgttagtaatagcagtctgatttttgcatgaaaatttaatgaaagggtaacaaatcaattgcatcttctgtccgacaaaatacatggcgTCCATGGCGTAATCCAGCGTTCCAAATGTTTAaacagttccacaattaaaacttcccctgctccAGTGTTACCTTTACAcaaaagtttttccgactagacaccgttaagctattaacaaattttcagtttctaCTGTTAATCTGTTAATCTAcagctgttaatcaacttttttttagtaCGCGGGGTTTAGGTCTAATTaccctttaactacacgcgctggcgtattttgtacgccagatataagaattatactgcaaatatatttaaaaatttaatttttgaccttgtttatctaccTAACCTATCACTGTAATGTGCTTTACAATtcgttttagtttcgttataatcgtcattctgggaagatcgtaatttacattttagtaTTTGTTGTTTCAGGCGGCGGACAATATTCGCCACAATTAgagtaatataagtagtaatataagtacatgtttcaattgtttttaagtcattatggcacaaaatatatttttctatgagcgtgcaaaaatgtctactatcgcacgcattttagttcaaaaagttttacttttccgcatgcgtgttactttcccgcacgcgttttacttttccgcacgcgttttttacttttccgcacgcgtgttaatttagatatgttaatatggccttaaagtaattataatacatgcaataaactaaatTTTaggtattatttactaatttattttaaatatatcttattgtgttcacgttttaatgaaaataacgcgagaattcgatgaaataaaataattttgacataatattcgaaagtaaaatcagtagacaataacagtggtcttgaatcgtcgtcatggaaaccaagatcgtcgtcatgccgTCGTCAAGCATCGacaattatgctgaaactttggttttgacaaccttgtcaaagaattaatttgtgtatgtattttcagtagtaattgcacaatagctctaaaattctatattaattttagagatcgagtgtaatttgTTGCGAttgtttcatgaataaaactgttcaaaaccaaaattttattgtaatttatttatgtaagtacaacttagtacaattaaacacacagttgttataaatagtTTACGGTTGAAAGACatcacttttatcatttttaaaacattaagggccggttgttcgaacgctaatctgcaatgatcactatcaaatatttaattactgtcaccaaaactgtcaatgtcaacttttattgggttgctgaaaacataattgattaaaattatgagattagttaatcaattaacataacaattattaacataattggttaagtaatttcatattatgtt
Protein-coding regions in this window:
- the LOC126893289 gene encoding zinc finger MYM-type protein 1-like, which produces MSDGRKRLSGAEYRKNAKIKKDKQEHALQKTRKIEAFFKSENSNEGLRNAQENSGISNNKENQHEQGSVPVEVKSLYHQKQSNQSCPVKLVHPPDSDTEIPSTSKCYSKSDNEEVAIVTTSTEIHSITKLNTDPALWEINDLTRDIIARNGFEQNKSCDFTKSGRMYSDHRRYLPKNIFYRKMKNNEVKERNWLVYSESKSSVFCGPCMAFGSFENKTQFDEQGFNDWKNAEVRVAQHENSPSHKSCILALRARSVIHGNIQSSLTIQLNEEISYWKNILKRVVAVIKGLASRGLAFRGSNEKYGDQHSGNYIMLLELIAEFDPLLAKHIERYANQGSGTTSYLSKTVCDEFISLMAEKVLIYISNEIKKAKYFSLIVDSTPDAAHIDQLTLVIRYVLDNGEPCERFIKFLPSVGHKAQEMFDAITIELEQLNINLKDCRGQSYDNASNMSGIYNGLQAKIQEQAPFAMFVPCAAHSLNLVGTSAAESCPEACRFFMLLEEVYTFFVKSTERWKKLINEIGRGKRLKRVNLTRWSARADACKSLRDSWDEVVTVLKIIENDTTEKPVPRNEAKGIRIKLEKLETAFMVVFWNAILERLNKVSIQIQSSSVDVLTVSDLYGSLVEFTIAERDNFDYFEEKAIEMSALKQYQGEIKRQPKRKKMTDETSNEEPETPYGSRDFFRVDTFLVILDRLRAEIERRHNAYLNFKEKFLFLTKITEFSTQIVTEKAQSLVKYYTNDLEEDLVQECVHFHS